A window of Bradyrhizobium sp. AZCC 1610 contains these coding sequences:
- a CDS encoding ABC transporter permease, with amino-acid sequence MKLIFNIAWTHVSTRVRQTLVGMAGVSMGVGFTIMMAGLMQGSQIDFLRQLVDTMPHITVEDERRSVPTQPAEQEYAAVQMSDIANVGKRPGIKYSESVMSSLRSWIPGDVAPSAKTTAIINHGGARIGITLTGIDTRREVQVSKLATQMREGKLDDLSRAPNGIIIGEALAEKLGVKTGNTVLLIGGQGVQLNSTVAGLYRSGLKRVDESQIYSLMGPAQVMMGQSGVVNQLRLRLNDPMLAQKVAAQVEVQTGYRSVSWQEANADLLSSFTVRDFIVLTVMGAMLLTSSFATYNIISTITHEKRQDIAIMKSLGMREYAVRWIFIIEAAIIGVVGILFGWILGYLLCYGWSKITIFNPLTGATVPLQIYYSLTHYVIVGGISLVCCAGAAYFPARKATSVHPVEIIRGAS; translated from the coding sequence GTGAAGCTTATATTCAACATCGCATGGACCCATGTCAGCACCCGGGTGCGGCAGACCCTTGTGGGCATGGCTGGCGTGTCCATGGGCGTAGGCTTCACCATCATGATGGCGGGCCTGATGCAGGGTTCGCAGATCGACTTCCTGCGGCAGCTCGTCGACACCATGCCGCATATCACGGTCGAGGATGAGCGGCGCTCCGTGCCGACGCAACCCGCAGAGCAGGAATATGCGGCAGTCCAGATGTCCGACATCGCCAATGTCGGCAAACGTCCCGGAATCAAATATTCGGAATCGGTGATGAGCTCACTGCGCTCCTGGATACCAGGAGACGTGGCTCCCTCGGCGAAGACCACCGCGATCATCAATCACGGCGGCGCGCGCATCGGCATCACCTTGACCGGCATCGACACCCGCCGCGAGGTTCAGGTCTCGAAACTCGCCACGCAGATGCGTGAGGGAAAGCTCGACGACCTTTCACGCGCGCCGAACGGCATCATCATCGGTGAGGCCCTGGCCGAAAAACTCGGCGTGAAAACCGGCAACACCGTCCTCTTGATCGGCGGCCAGGGCGTCCAACTGAATTCGACGGTGGCCGGGCTGTATCGCTCCGGCCTGAAGCGCGTCGATGAGAGCCAGATCTATTCGCTGATGGGCCCCGCGCAGGTCATGATGGGGCAAAGCGGGGTCGTCAACCAGCTCCGACTGCGGTTGAACGATCCCATGTTGGCGCAAAAGGTCGCAGCCCAGGTCGAAGTGCAGACCGGCTACAGATCGGTGTCCTGGCAGGAAGCCAATGCCGACTTGCTGTCATCCTTTACCGTGCGCGATTTCATCGTGCTCACCGTGATGGGCGCGATGTTGCTGACATCGTCCTTTGCTACCTACAACATCATCTCGACGATCACGCACGAGAAGCGCCAGGACATCGCGATCATGAAATCGCTGGGCATGCGCGAGTATGCGGTGCGGTGGATTTTCATCATCGAAGCCGCCATCATCGGCGTGGTCGGCATCCTGTTCGGGTGGATCCTCGGTTACCTGCTCTGCTACGGCTGGTCGAAGATCACGATCTTCAATCCGCTGACGGGCGCAACCGTTCCGCTGCAGATCTATTACTCGCTGACGCACTATGTGATCGTCGGCGGCATATCCCTTGTTTGCTGCGCAGGGGCGGCCTATTTCCCGGCGCGCAAGGCGACGAGTGTGCATCCAGTTGAAATCATCCGGGGAGCATCATGA
- a CDS encoding efflux RND transporter periplasmic adaptor subunit: MKLQHLVATGILAIAATGAGYYAYSHLLHPPLVTTSIASLAPVSEAVYGTGTVEPERWAKVVPLQRRRLVELCRCEGQVVKSGQILGRQDDAEERSALEQMDINRGQLERDLARADKDRDKNDATRTEYEQRWTKLEEAKSRIAAQKVRLDSMLLRAPLDGMVLRRDSEVGEIAGPTDVLFWVGPPAPMQVVAEINEEEINRIAAGQKALLRSEAFPGRALRATVSQITPKGDPTRKTFRVYLRLPQDTPLRIGMSVETNIIFREKQAAIVVPAEAVAGDSVQMVDDGRVRRVPVKVGIRGSRNIEIIGDVSKGTPVLSPVRTDLADGARIRIDNSLTRAVEPAAASEPTDQPAATPEATVVASATTAPSDPDDAVISAAMTAHIDSVVNDARRNFISNSR, translated from the coding sequence ATGAAATTGCAGCATCTCGTCGCAACCGGCATTCTGGCCATCGCCGCAACAGGGGCCGGCTATTACGCCTACTCCCATTTGCTTCATCCGCCGTTGGTGACCACCAGCATTGCGAGCCTCGCGCCGGTTTCCGAAGCCGTTTACGGAACGGGCACCGTCGAGCCCGAGCGCTGGGCCAAGGTGGTGCCGCTGCAGCGCCGCCGGCTGGTCGAGCTTTGCCGATGCGAGGGACAGGTGGTCAAGAGCGGCCAGATCCTCGGCCGCCAGGACGACGCCGAGGAGCGCAGCGCGCTGGAGCAGATGGACATCAATCGAGGCCAGCTCGAACGCGATCTGGCGCGCGCCGACAAGGATCGTGACAAGAACGACGCCACGCGTACCGAGTACGAACAGCGCTGGACCAAGCTCGAGGAAGCCAAATCGCGGATCGCCGCGCAGAAGGTGCGGCTCGACTCGATGCTGCTGAGAGCGCCGCTCGACGGCATGGTATTGCGGCGCGACAGCGAGGTCGGCGAGATCGCCGGTCCAACCGATGTCTTGTTCTGGGTGGGGCCGCCTGCTCCGATGCAGGTCGTTGCCGAAATCAATGAGGAGGAGATCAATCGCATCGCGGCCGGCCAGAAGGCTCTTCTGCGAAGCGAGGCTTTCCCCGGAAGGGCCCTGCGGGCCACGGTCTCCCAGATCACGCCCAAGGGCGACCCGACCCGAAAGACCTTTCGCGTCTATTTGCGGCTGCCGCAGGATACGCCGCTGCGGATCGGCATGTCGGTCGAGACCAATATCATCTTCCGCGAGAAGCAGGCGGCCATCGTCGTGCCGGCAGAAGCCGTCGCGGGCGATTCGGTCCAGATGGTCGATGACGGCCGGGTCAGACGCGTGCCCGTGAAAGTCGGCATCCGTGGCAGCCGCAACATCGAGATCATCGGCGACGTATCCAAGGGCACCCCTGTGCTTTCACCCGTACGCACCGATCTCGCTGACGGCGCCAGGATTCGCATCGACAACAGCTTGACCAGAGCTGTGGAACCGGCGGCCGCGAGTGAACCGACCGATCAGCCAGCCGCAACACCTGAAGCTACCGTGGTAGCCTCGGCCACCACAGCTCCATCGGATCCCGATGATGCGGTGATTTCGGCAGCCATGACCGCCCACATCGATTCCGTCGTCAATGACGCGCGTCGCAACTTCATCAGCAACAGCCGGTAG
- a CDS encoding tetratricopeptide repeat protein: protein MKRAVVVIACCLAVLIDLRTAVADSASDQKMANHYEQAAQSGDDDAQFYLGALHSAGTGRTRSDSEAFRWFSRAADQGHAHAMLIVAGLYASGRGATKDNVKAYSWAYIVASASKADEDRNGARQLMSLLMKKMTSDEIGRAVVAARAWRAVRTAGAGKAPHIERALDSDQPAAAAPSPTPAAVQPAPAAAPSSVVSQPTPSNITVLPASPKATSAPLTKNAKRDDARDLLDQVPSGLRKRFGF, encoded by the coding sequence ATGAAGCGGGCAGTTGTAGTAATTGCTTGCTGCCTCGCTGTGCTGATCGACCTCCGCACGGCTGTTGCCGACTCCGCGTCCGACCAGAAAATGGCCAATCACTACGAGCAGGCGGCGCAATCGGGCGATGACGATGCCCAATTCTATCTTGGGGCACTTCATTCAGCAGGCACCGGCCGTACGCGTAGCGACTCGGAGGCGTTTCGCTGGTTCTCGCGCGCTGCCGATCAGGGGCACGCCCATGCGATGTTGATCGTCGCCGGCCTCTACGCGAGCGGGCGCGGCGCAACGAAAGACAATGTGAAGGCCTATAGCTGGGCCTACATCGTCGCTTCGGCGAGCAAGGCCGACGAGGACCGCAACGGTGCGCGGCAACTGATGTCGCTGCTCATGAAGAAGATGACGAGCGACGAGATCGGTCGTGCCGTGGTGGCCGCGAGAGCCTGGCGCGCCGTTCGGACTGCTGGCGCGGGCAAGGCTCCGCATATCGAAAGAGCTTTGGACTCGGACCAGCCCGCGGCGGCTGCGCCTTCACCTACGCCCGCGGCCGTGCAGCCAGCGCCCGCAGCCGCGCCGTCATCCGTGGTCTCGCAGCCGACGCCATCCAACATCACGGTATTGCCGGCATCCCCCAAGGCCACGTCGGCACCGCTAACGAAGAATGCAAAGAGAGATGATGCCCGTGATCTGCTCGACCAGGTTCCGTCGGGCCTGCGCAAGCGATTTGGCTTCTAA
- a CDS encoding glycoside hydrolase family 3 N-terminal domain-containing protein, producing MPIGELFILGFFGKTVPVWLKEFAARYGLGGVILFDYSCRTREYDNNIESPEQVQRLCGEIAALPSGPMVFIDQEGGLVRRLKESRGFAPLPSAKEFNHLAPDRKRAILAASFAELRRLGIHYDFAPVIDVDYNPDNPNIGRIKRSFSADIAEVEANALLASEVARAQRIGLCLKHFPGIGGAVVDSHQEFMDISDALRGEQEELFYSLAPKMFGDAVLVSHAIVRQWDRDSPMTLSAAGLGRLRKRLPDTLLITDDMQMQGLQKALGTGEASLQSLKAGMDMLCIGNNLFDQEHEMAAIAEYVEQSLRDKTLSGSAIEKSIARVAKRKALLMA from the coding sequence ATGCCCATCGGCGAACTCTTCATCCTCGGCTTCTTCGGCAAGACCGTCCCGGTGTGGCTAAAGGAATTCGCCGCCCGCTACGGCCTCGGCGGCGTCATCCTGTTCGACTATTCCTGCCGGACGCGCGAATACGACAACAACATCGAATCACCCGAACAGGTGCAGCGCCTATGCGGGGAGATTGCCGCGCTGCCGTCAGGCCCGATGGTGTTCATCGATCAGGAGGGCGGCCTGGTGCGGCGGCTGAAGGAAAGCCGCGGCTTTGCGCCCTTGCCGAGCGCGAAGGAATTCAACCATCTCGCGCCGGATCGCAAGCGCGCGATCCTCGCCGCGAGCTTTGCCGAGCTGCGGCGGCTCGGCATCCACTATGATTTCGCGCCGGTGATCGACGTCGATTACAACCCGGATAATCCCAATATCGGCAGGATCAAGCGTTCCTTTTCCGCCGACATCGCCGAGGTGGAAGCCAATGCGCTGCTGGCAAGCGAGGTGGCGCGGGCGCAGCGCATCGGCCTGTGTCTGAAGCATTTCCCCGGCATCGGCGGCGCGGTAGTGGATTCGCATCAGGAATTCATGGATATCTCCGATGCGCTCCGGGGCGAACAGGAAGAGTTGTTCTATTCGCTCGCGCCAAAGATGTTCGGCGATGCAGTGCTGGTCAGCCACGCCATCGTCAGGCAATGGGACCGGGATAGCCCGATGACGCTGTCTGCGGCGGGGCTTGGCCGTTTGCGCAAGCGACTTCCGGACACGCTGCTGATCACCGACGATATGCAGATGCAGGGATTGCAGAAGGCACTGGGCACCGGGGAGGCCAGCCTGCAGTCGCTGAAAGCAGGCATGGACATGCTCTGCATCGGCAACAACTTATTCGATCAGGAACATGAAATGGCCGCCATCGCCGAATACGTCGAACAGAGCCTGCGCGACAAGACCTTGTCCGGTTCGGCAATAGAGAAATCGATCGCGCGGGTGGCTAAGCGAAAGGCGCTCTTGATGGCCTGA
- a CDS encoding helix-turn-helix transcriptional regulator, translating to MERITPLEENPEIVQLSAARARVAEEASAAIARQLNGPLTALLLYMNEIKQHSHQFSQVPGNRLYLQQVVENALQQTERVCALVKQMSDNHPAPASDAVGKQASEAQARHPADGARRPGLMFAAETGQKPLTRREREVLSLISEGCSNKQGALRMKISPRTFESHRAEAMRKLGARNTADLVRKALLQPA from the coding sequence ATGGAACGCATCACACCTCTCGAAGAGAATCCTGAGATCGTCCAACTGTCCGCCGCGCGCGCGCGTGTCGCGGAAGAGGCGAGCGCGGCGATTGCCCGGCAGTTGAACGGGCCCCTGACGGCGTTGCTGCTCTACATGAATGAGATCAAGCAGCACAGCCACCAGTTTTCGCAGGTGCCCGGCAACCGGCTCTACCTGCAACAGGTGGTGGAGAACGCGCTTCAGCAAACCGAGCGCGTCTGCGCTCTGGTGAAGCAGATGTCGGACAATCATCCGGCGCCGGCCTCCGATGCCGTTGGCAAGCAGGCAAGCGAGGCCCAGGCCCGCCACCCCGCGGATGGCGCCCGCAGGCCGGGCCTGATGTTCGCCGCGGAGACCGGCCAGAAGCCGCTGACCAGGCGCGAGCGCGAGGTGCTGAGCCTGATCAGCGAAGGTTGCTCCAACAAGCAAGGCGCCTTGCGGATGAAGATCAGCCCAAGGACATTCGAGAGCCATCGCGCCGAGGCCATGCGCAAGCTTGGCGCCCGCAACACCGCGGATCTGGTTCGCAAGGCGCTGCTGCAGCCCGCCTGA
- a CDS encoding response regulator gives MAFDLSMPILVVDDYSTMIRIIRNLLKQLGFENVDEASDGSAALAKLQTKRYGLVISDWNMEPMTGYDLLKEVRASPEFSKTPFIMITAESKTENVIAAKKAGVNNYIVKPFNAATLKTKMEAVFPG, from the coding sequence ATGGCTTTTGACTTGTCGATGCCGATCCTGGTGGTCGATGACTACAGCACCATGATCCGCATCATCCGCAACCTTCTCAAGCAACTCGGATTCGAGAATGTCGACGAGGCCAGCGACGGATCGGCCGCGCTCGCCAAGCTGCAGACCAAGCGATACGGCCTCGTGATCTCCGACTGGAACATGGAGCCGATGACCGGCTACGACCTGCTCAAGGAAGTCCGCGCCAGCCCGGAATTCTCCAAGACGCCCTTCATCATGATCACGGCTGAATCCAAGACCGAGAACGTCATCGCCGCGAAGAAGGCCGGCGTCAACAACTACATCGTCAAGCCGTTCAACGCCGCCACGCTGAAGACCAAGATGGAAGCGGTGTTTCCCGGATAG
- a CDS encoding Crp/Fnr family transcriptional regulator, producing MDSAPRSPNGFLSSLTADDFELVRPHLRAADLSQDMVLVEVDETLKRAYLPHKGVISLVVKLARGEHVQIAMIGRDSIFGAFAALGDAVALNTAVVLVPGAASTIDLDQLRMAADQSATLRTALARHGLAVYAQIQQTAGCNASHTVESRLARCLLHTRDLSGSDKLVLTQEAMAQMIGARRNSVSLVANTLQHANFIHYSRGHIEITNVDGLIKTSCECYATVKSQYTRLLHPRIHCAAA from the coding sequence TTGGATTCAGCCCCTCGTTCTCCGAATGGATTTTTGTCCTCGCTGACGGCGGACGACTTCGAACTGGTTCGCCCGCATCTGCGTGCCGCCGATCTCAGCCAGGATATGGTGCTGGTCGAAGTCGACGAAACGCTCAAGCGTGCGTACCTCCCCCACAAAGGCGTCATCTCGCTGGTCGTCAAGCTCGCGCGCGGCGAGCATGTCCAGATCGCGATGATCGGCCGCGACAGCATTTTCGGTGCATTCGCCGCGCTCGGCGACGCCGTCGCGCTGAACACCGCCGTGGTGCTGGTGCCCGGCGCCGCCTCGACGATCGATCTCGATCAGCTTCGTATGGCCGCAGACCAGAGCGCCACATTGCGTACCGCGCTGGCGCGGCACGGCCTCGCGGTCTATGCGCAAATCCAGCAGACTGCCGGCTGCAACGCCTCGCACACGGTGGAGTCCAGGTTGGCGCGATGCCTGTTGCATACGCGCGACCTCTCCGGCAGCGACAAGCTCGTCCTGACCCAGGAAGCGATGGCCCAGATGATCGGCGCGCGCCGCAACAGCGTTTCGCTGGTGGCCAACACGCTGCAGCACGCAAACTTCATCCACTACAGCCGCGGCCATATCGAAATCACCAACGTGGACGGCCTGATCAAGACTTCCTGCGAGTGCTACGCGACGGTCAAGTCGCAGTACACGAGGCTGCTGCATCCGCGCATCCACTGCGCGGCCGCATGA
- a CDS encoding response regulator produces the protein MTRILIVDDDPMVCAAIEIYLERHGFDVTIADGGDAGLRALEDSRFDLMLVDIFMPHMRGFESIRIFHERAPTVPLIAMSGYAFANLASPAPDFLRMAIELGAARCLRKPFTPGALLALVNECLAEARSRFSGIVQSN, from the coding sequence ATGACACGCATTCTCATCGTCGATGACGATCCCATGGTCTGCGCGGCCATCGAGATCTATCTCGAACGTCACGGCTTTGATGTGACGATAGCCGACGGCGGCGATGCCGGGCTTCGTGCGCTGGAAGACTCGCGCTTCGACCTGATGCTCGTCGACATCTTCATGCCGCACATGCGCGGCTTCGAATCGATCAGGATATTCCACGAGCGCGCGCCGACGGTTCCCCTGATTGCGATGTCGGGATACGCCTTTGCCAACCTCGCCTCGCCGGCGCCGGACTTCCTGCGCATGGCGATCGAGCTCGGAGCCGCGCGCTGCCTGCGCAAACCGTTCACGCCGGGGGCGCTGCTGGCGCTCGTTAACGAATGTCTTGCCGAAGCCCGGTCCCGTTTCAGCGGCATCGTCCAATCGAACTAG
- a CDS encoding DUF1522 domain-containing protein encodes MSGIVLSSSVRQNLLSLQSTADLLATTQNRLATGKKVNTALDNPTNFFTAQSLDSRAGDINNLLDGIGNGVQVLQAANTGITSLQKLVDTAKSIANQALQSAVGYSTKSNVSATITGATATDLRGTTSYTSATAASNVLYSGAAGGTTAAVSGSKLGGVVGTLTGSVTIHASSTKDSLLNGTATAGDANALINAGETLTVNGKTITFAAGVAPATEPAGFTQLDTLGGTTTGNVFSDADGNSVVYLGGSGTEASIGDLMAAIDIASGAQSNVAGVLTLNAGQTASTLAGGVLAVKSSTGADLSITGKADTLAALKLTASVGAGDATVGAARTTAAATLGNLIQDGSTLNVNGKTISFKNAPTPGAAAVAAGSGVSGNVVTDGSGNSTVYLQAATTDDVLKAIDLATGVRTATNASGTATVATASGQTNSSINSSGALQISTGTNADLSIVGTGNALSSLGLTGNTGTGTNFTAGRTAAAGSLSGKTLTFTSFNGGAAVNVTFGDGSNGTVKTLDQLNAALLANNLTSTVDSTGKLTISATNDYASSTLGSAVAGGAIGGTLTTSITFTTPSAPVVDASAQTVRSNLVSQFNGILSQITTTAQDASFNGVNLLGGDQLKLTFNETGKSTLNITGVTFNAAGLGLANLTSGTDFIDNSATNKVIGNLSSASTLLRTQASALGSNLSIVQIRQDFSKNLINVLQTGSSNLTLADTNEEAANSQALSTRQSIAVSALALANQSQQSVLQLLR; translated from the coding sequence ATGTCAGGTATTGTTCTCTCGTCGTCGGTTCGCCAGAACCTCCTCTCGCTGCAGTCGACCGCCGACCTGCTCGCGACCACGCAGAACCGCCTTGCCACCGGCAAGAAGGTCAACACGGCCCTCGATAACCCCACCAATTTCTTCACCGCGCAGTCGCTCGATTCGCGCGCCGGTGACATCAATAATCTCCTCGACGGCATCGGCAACGGCGTGCAGGTGCTGCAGGCCGCCAACACCGGCATCACATCGCTGCAGAAGCTGGTCGACACCGCGAAGTCGATCGCCAACCAGGCGCTGCAGAGCGCGGTCGGCTACTCCACCAAGTCGAACGTCTCCGCCACCATCACCGGCGCCACGGCGACCGACCTGCGCGGCACCACGAGCTACACCAGCGCCACCGCAGCCTCGAACGTGCTGTACTCCGGTGCCGCCGGCGGCACGACCGCTGCGGTTTCTGGCTCGAAGCTGGGCGGCGTGGTCGGCACTTTGACCGGCTCCGTTACTATCCACGCGTCGTCGACGAAGGACTCGCTGCTGAACGGCACGGCAACGGCGGGCGACGCCAACGCTCTGATCAATGCGGGCGAAACCCTCACCGTCAACGGCAAGACGATCACCTTTGCCGCAGGCGTCGCTCCGGCTACCGAGCCAGCGGGATTTACCCAGCTGGACACGCTTGGCGGCACGACCACCGGCAACGTCTTCAGCGATGCGGACGGCAATTCGGTCGTCTATCTGGGCGGATCGGGCACCGAGGCCTCCATCGGCGACCTTATGGCTGCGATTGATATTGCCAGCGGTGCACAGAGCAACGTGGCCGGAGTTTTGACCTTGAATGCCGGCCAGACCGCCTCTACCCTCGCTGGCGGCGTCCTGGCCGTCAAGAGCTCAACCGGTGCCGATCTGTCCATCACGGGCAAGGCTGACACCCTGGCGGCGCTGAAGCTTACGGCTTCGGTCGGCGCTGGCGATGCCACTGTCGGCGCTGCCCGTACCACCGCTGCAGCCACCCTCGGTAACCTGATCCAGGACGGCTCAACGTTGAACGTCAATGGCAAGACCATCTCGTTCAAGAACGCGCCGACGCCCGGCGCGGCGGCGGTTGCGGCCGGCTCCGGTGTCAGCGGCAACGTTGTCACCGACGGCAGCGGCAACTCGACGGTCTACTTGCAGGCGGCGACCACGGACGACGTGCTGAAGGCCATCGATCTCGCGACTGGCGTTCGGACCGCGACCAACGCTAGCGGTACGGCGACGGTGGCCACCGCCTCCGGCCAGACCAACTCCTCGATCAACTCGAGCGGCGCGCTGCAGATCTCGACCGGCACGAACGCCGATCTGTCGATCGTCGGCACCGGCAACGCGCTCTCCTCGCTCGGTCTCACCGGCAACACCGGAACGGGCACCAACTTCACCGCGGGTCGCACCGCGGCGGCTGGCAGCCTCTCCGGCAAGACCTTGACCTTTACCTCCTTCAACGGCGGCGCCGCGGTCAACGTCACCTTCGGCGACGGTTCCAATGGCACGGTCAAGACGCTCGACCAGCTCAATGCCGCGTTGCTGGCCAACAACCTGACCTCGACGGTTGACTCGACCGGCAAGCTGACGATCTCCGCCACCAACGACTATGCTTCGTCGACCCTCGGTTCGGCAGTGGCAGGCGGTGCGATCGGCGGCACGCTGACGACCTCGATCACGTTCACCACTCCGTCCGCTCCGGTGGTCGACGCTTCGGCGCAGACCGTTCGCAGCAACCTGGTGAGCCAGTTCAACGGCATCCTGTCGCAGATCACTACCACCGCGCAGGACGCGTCGTTCAACGGCGTCAACCTGCTCGGCGGCGATCAGCTCAAGCTGACGTTCAACGAGACCGGCAAGTCGACCTTGAACATCACCGGCGTGACGTTCAACGCGGCGGGCCTCGGTCTGGCGAACCTGACGAGCGGTACCGATTTCATCGACAACTCCGCCACCAACAAGGTTATTGGCAACCTGAGCAGCGCCTCTACGCTGCTGCGCACGCAGGCTTCCGCCTTGGGTTCGAACCTGTCGATCGTGCAGATCCGTCAGGACTTCTCGAAGAACCTGATCAACGTGCTGCAGACCGGCTCGTCGAACCTGACGCTGGCCGACACCAACGAGGAAGCGGCGAACAGCCAGGCGCTGTCGACCCGCCAGTCGATCGCGGTGTCCGCGCTGGCGCTGGCCAACCAGAGCCAGCAGAGCGTGCTGCAGCTCCTGCGCTAA
- the flbT gene encoding flagellar biosynthesis repressor FlbT translates to MPLRVELKPFERIVIGETVLINSGTRTSFLIDGDAPILRERDTINAETANTPAKRLYLCLQTMYLKNDIPRYRTAYQGFLRELRETNPGARVTIDAANAHVAAGALYKALKEIRKLVKREDELLAA, encoded by the coding sequence GTGCCATTACGTGTTGAACTGAAGCCGTTTGAACGGATCGTGATCGGCGAAACCGTCCTCATTAATTCCGGCACGCGCACCTCGTTCCTGATCGACGGTGACGCGCCGATACTGCGCGAACGAGACACCATCAACGCCGAGACAGCCAATACGCCCGCCAAGCGGCTCTATCTCTGCCTTCAGACCATGTATCTGAAGAACGACATTCCGCGTTACCGGACCGCCTATCAAGGCTTCCTGCGCGAGCTGCGCGAGACCAATCCGGGCGCCCGCGTCACGATCGACGCCGCCAATGCCCATGTTGCCGCTGGCGCGCTCTACAAGGCGCTCAAGGAAATCAGGAAGCTGGTGAAGCGCGAAGATGAGCTGCTCGCAGCCTGA